A region of the Candidatus Hydrogenedentota bacterium genome:
CTCGCTGGACACATTGATGTCCCCATAGTGCATTTTGACGATGCCATACGCGATGGCCAGTCCGAGACCGGTCCCTTTTCCCATCTCCTTGGTGGTAAAGAAGGGGGTGAACAGCCGGGAGATGTTCTCCTTGGGTATTCCGGAACCGTTGTCCGACACCTTGATCTCGACGCTTTCACCGTTCCCAAGCGGCCTGGCGGTAATCCGCACCTCGCCATGGTCATGCCCGATGGCCTCGATGCCGTTCCGGACCAGGTTCACTATGACCTGCTTTATCTGGTCGGGGTCCGCCGCGATGACCGGCATTCCCGGGACCACCCCGCACGAGAGGGCCACCCCGGCGGCCTCGGCGCGCGGCTTCATGATGGCGAATATGTCGTCAATGAGTCCGGACATGTCCGTCGGCACTTTTGTGACGTGCGACTGGCGAGTGAAGTCCAGAAGGCCCCGGACGATGTTCTTGCAGCGCGTGGCCTCGCTGGCGATCATTTCCAGGTCTTTTTTGCTCTCCTCGTCCCTGATGCGCCGCAGCAGCATGTGGGAGTAGAGCAGCACCGTGCCGAGGGGGTTGTTGATCTCATGGGCCACACCGGCGGAAAGCTCGCCCATGGAGGCCAGCCGCTCGGTCTGCACCAGCCGCTGGTGGGCGTCGGCGAGTTCCTGGTGGGACTCCTGGAGCTGCCGGCAGGTGTTCTCAAGCTCCTCCAGCAGATAGGGCAGGCACATGCTTTTCTCGGCGAGGCCCTGGCACACGGCGATGGCCTTTTCACGGCAGGTGGGATAGCCGCAGGCGCCGCAATTGAGCTGGTCCTCGACGGAGAACTTGCGCATCTCCTGGAGCGTCCTGGTGATCTGCTCCTCGGTCGGGTCGGGAAGCACGGCGTTCTGAGGGGAAAAACCGCGCTTCAGGTCGAGGTCCTGAAACTCGTTCTGCCATTGGTCCATTTCCTCCGGACCGACACGCCATGCCTGCTCCTTGACATAATTGGCGAGGATTTCCTTGCGGGCGTGGACCCCCAGGTCGTTGAGCATTTTGGGGCCGCTGATGCAGCCCTCGCAGAAGAGGACATCGAGGAACTTGGCCTGGCTCGCCCCCTGCGCGAGCTCGTCCAGCACATCCAGCGCGCGGTCCTTCCCCTCCGTGGTCAGTATGGAGGTGTCCAGGAGGTCGTGCTTCACCCCGGCGGTCTTCAGGAGTCCGCTGGAAAGCGGAAAGGACCAGCCGACCCCGCAGCGGGGTCCGTCAATCTCGGCGTCCTCCAGGCTGTCAAAGTCAACTTTGGCGGCCTCGAACATGGAGGATATTTCTTTGAAGGTGAGTACGAAATTGACGGTGTCCGCAATGAGCGGGTCGAGTATCTCGTTTTTCTTGGCTATACACGGTCCGATAAAGACGACACTGACATCCTCCCCGGCGTGGCGCCGCCGGATGGCCCGCGCCGTGGCGATCATGGGGGAGACAATGGGCGCGAGCGAGTCCCGGATGTCCGGCATGTACTTCTCGACGTAGGCGACCACGGCGGGGCACGGCGAGGCGATGACACTTTTTCCCGTCCGCGCGGTTTCACGGAAAAGGGCGCGGTACTCGCGGCTGACCAGTTCGGCCCCGAACGCGACGGCCCAGACCTCGTCGAACCCGATTTGTTTCATCGCGGCGATGACTCTTGCCGGGGGCACGGTGTCGAACGCGGCCGGAAAGGAGGGGGCCATGCACGCGATGACACGGCCCGGGGCGTCGAGCAGCGCCCGGACATCCGCGGTGTTGTCCTGGACCCGCTTCGCGTGCTGCGTGCAGACCTTCACACAGTTGCCGCAGGCGATGCACCGGTCCTCGATGACGATGGCCTGCCCCTTCTCAACCTTGATGGCCTTCGCGGGGCATTCGCGCACGCAGACGTAGCAGCGCTTGCACTGTTCCGGTATGCAGGAGACTATGCTCATCGCGGACGTTCCATGCCTTTCGGACACTCCGTCTGAATGATACCACCGCCGACGCGCAATCTCTATGCGGCCCCCGTGGCCGTCCACGCCGCGACCGCCCCGGTCCCGGAGAGTTTCCACCGGGCCGGGGCGGCGCGCCGCAACGGGGTCAAAAGTCCGCGGCCGCCCCGGCTAGTCCTGCTGGACGCGGAGGAAGCGAATGTACTTGCCGCGCGGGGTGTAATGGGTGTGCAGCAGCTTGTGGCTTGTCTTCCCGCAGGGGCCGTCGGTCAGGAAATTCTTGTACAACTCGAGCACGGCGGGGTTCTCGTGCGACTTGCGCACCTCGGACCGCACATCCTCGGCGTAAATGGCCCTGGCGCGCTTCTCGCGGATTTCAGGGCTGGTGGGGATGGGCTGTCCGCCGCCGCCCAGGCACCCGCCCGGACAGGCCATGAACTCGATGAAGTGGCACTCGCTGAACTTGCCGCCCGCGCGGATGTCCTCGAGCACCTTTTTCGCGTTTGCCGTGCCGTGGCAGATGCCCACCTTCAGCGTGGCGCCGAGAAGCCAGTCCCAGTTGGGGACCAGGTGCGCGAGGATTTCCGGGACGGGGCCGACGGCCTTGATGGGCAGTTCGGCGTACTTGATCCCCTCGAAACCGCGCACGGGGATGATGTCGGCGTGCTCGAAGATGTCCTCGACCTTGATGCCGCAGACCAGCTCGACCACCGTGCGCAGGGCGGCCTCCATGACGCCGCCCGTCGCGCCGAAAATGACGCCGGAGCCGGTCTCCTTGCCGAAGGGGTCGTCAAATTCAGACTTGGGCATGGCGGGCAGGTAGATGCCCGCCTCGCTGATCATTTTCGCCAGCTCGCGGGTGGTCAGGCCGTAGTCCACGTCCTTGAATCCCGAGTCGCACATTTCGGGCCGGTTGCACTCGAACTTCTTGGCGCTGCAGGGCATCAGGGCCACGGTGACAATGTCCGCGGGATCAATGCCCCGCTGCTGCGCGTAGTAGGTCTTGATGACCGCGCCGAACATCTGCTGGGGGCTCTTGGCGCTGGACATGTTGGGGAGCATTTCCGGGAAGAAATGCTCGATGTACTTGACCCAGCCCGGCGAGCAGCTCGTGAACTGCGGCAGGGCGGTCTCCTCCTTTTGCACCAGGGCCCGGTAGAGCCGCAGTATGAGCTCGGTGCCCTCCTCGATGATGGTGAGGTCGGCGGTGAAGTTGGTGTCGAAGACCTTGTCGAACCCGCAGCGCCGGAGGGCGGTGTTCATCTCCAGGGTCAGCGGAATGCCCGGCTCGAGTCCGAAGCACTCGCCGATGCCCGCGCGGGGGCTGGGCGCCGTCTGTATGACCACGTGCTTTTTCGGGTCGTCAATGGCGGCCCACACCTCGTCCGTGGGGTCGTTTGCGTGGAGCGCCCCCGTGGGGCAGCGGTTGATGCACTGGCCGCAGTTGATGCAGATGACATCGGCCAGGGGCTTGTCCATGAAGGTCTCGACCTTGGACTTCGCGCTCCTCCCCGCCACCTCGAGCACGCCCACCTCCTGCAGGTCAATGCAGGTGCGGACGCAGCGGCGGCAGAGCACGCACTTGTTCATGTCCCGGATGACCGAATGGCTGGACGTGTCCACCGGGTAGCGCGGCTCCGTCATGCGCCCGAACCGGAACGAGTCCACGCCGTACTCCTTGGCGAGGGACTGGAGCTCGCAGTTGTTGTTGCGCACGCAGGTGTAGCACTCGCCGCAGTGGGTGGAGAGCATCAGGTCTATGATGTGGCGCCGCGCCTGGCGCACGGCGCGCGAATGGGTCCTGACGCTGATGGGCGCGAGAACTGGGTAGGCGCAGGACGCCTGGAGCGTGCGCTGCCCCTCGACCTCGACGACGCAGATGCGGCACACGCCCGCGACGCACAGGTCCTCGTGGTTGCACAGGGTCGGTATCCGCACGCCGAGGCGCCGGGCCGCGTCCAGGATGGTGGTGCCCATGGGCACCTTCACCTTGAGCCCGTCAATCGTGACGGCGACCTCCCCGCCGATGAGGCCGCCCGTGGCGGTGCGCTTGACGTTGAGGCGGCGCTGGCTGACGGGCACCCGGGTTTCACGTGCCGGCTTAACCGGCGTTGTTTTCTGGCTCATGGGTGTCTCCTTTCACGAAAGGGCGGCGCCATGGGCGGTGCGGCCCATGAGCTCGTCTTTGAATTTTTCCACAATGGACAGGAACGCGTTGGGGCTGGACTGTCCCAGCCCGCACTTCGACGCGAGCTGCATGGTCTCGCCGAGACGGCACAGCTCCCTGAGGTAGGCCATGGAGCAGCGGCCCTTCTCGAGAAGCTCCACCCCCTCGAGAAGTTTCGCGTTCCCCTCGCGGCAGGGCGTGCACTGGCCGCAGGACTCCTCGACGAAGAACTCGAGGAAGTTCCGCGCCACGGCCAGCATGTCCCGGCCCCTGCCGAACACGATGATCGAACCACCCGTGGGCACGTCCTCAAAGGCAAGGGTGCGGGTGAACTCCGCGGCCGGCACGCAGCGGCCGGAGGCGCCGCCGACCTGCACGGCCTTCGCGTCCTCCGCGCCGACCTCTTTGAGCAGCTCCACAAGGGTGATGCCCATGGGAAACTCGTAGACGCCGGGCCGGGCGCAGTCGCCCGAGACGCTGAATATCTTCGGGCCGGGCGAGCGCTCCGTGCCGATGGACTTGAACCACTCCGCGCCCCTGGCCATGACGCAGGTGGCCCAGGCCAGGGTTTCCACGTTGTTGACCACGGTGGGGTGCCCCATGTACCCGGTGTCCACCGGGAAGGGTGGGCGGTTGCGCGGCTCGCCGCGCTGCCCCTCCAGGGACTCGATGAGCGCGGTCTCCTCGCCGCACACATAGGCCCCGGACC
Encoded here:
- a CDS encoding SLBB domain-containing protein — encoded protein: MNTPANTLTFSAVEPNAGLWRALEKPRADVIAEIAASGLKGRGGAGFPTSVKWNLAAAAYSEHKFIVCNADEGEPGTFKDRLILSEHGELVIEGMTIAAHAIGANHGIIYLRGEYAYLRGRLEAILARRREQHRGHSPHRSMDDEAIRARRHEHNLLGKNILGNSGFNFDIEIRMGSGAYVCGEETALIESLEGQRGEPRNRPPFPVDTGYMGHPTVVNNVETLAWATCVMARGAEWFKSIGTERSPGPKIFSVSGDCARPGVYEFPMGITLVELLKEVGAEDAKAVQVGGASGRCVPAAEFTRTLAFEDVPTGGSIIVFGRGRDMLAVARNFLEFFVEESCGQCTPCREGNAKLLEGVELLEKGRCSMAYLRELCRLGETMQLASKCGLGQSSPNAFLSIVEKFKDELMGRTAHGAALS
- a CDS encoding iron hydrogenase small subunit, which gives rise to MSQKTTPVKPARETRVPVSQRRLNVKRTATGGLIGGEVAVTIDGLKVKVPMGTTILDAARRLGVRIPTLCNHEDLCVAGVCRICVVEVEGQRTLQASCAYPVLAPISVRTHSRAVRQARRHIIDLMLSTHCGECYTCVRNNNCELQSLAKEYGVDSFRFGRMTEPRYPVDTSSHSVIRDMNKCVLCRRCVRTCIDLQEVGVLEVAGRSAKSKVETFMDKPLADVICINCGQCINRCPTGALHANDPTDEVWAAIDDPKKHVVIQTAPSPRAGIGECFGLEPGIPLTLEMNTALRRCGFDKVFDTNFTADLTIIEEGTELILRLYRALVQKEETALPQFTSCSPGWVKYIEHFFPEMLPNMSSAKSPQQMFGAVIKTYYAQQRGIDPADIVTVALMPCSAKKFECNRPEMCDSGFKDVDYGLTTRELAKMISEAGIYLPAMPKSEFDDPFGKETGSGVIFGATGGVMEAALRTVVELVCGIKVEDIFEHADIIPVRGFEGIKYAELPIKAVGPVPEILAHLVPNWDWLLGATLKVGICHGTANAKKVLEDIRAGGKFSECHFIEFMACPGGCLGGGGQPIPTSPEIREKRARAIYAEDVRSEVRKSHENPAVLELYKNFLTDGPCGKTSHKLLHTHYTPRGKYIRFLRVQQD
- a CDS encoding 4Fe-4S binding protein; amino-acid sequence: MSIVSCIPEQCKRCYVCVRECPAKAIKVEKGQAIVIEDRCIACGNCVKVCTQHAKRVQDNTADVRALLDAPGRVIACMAPSFPAAFDTVPPARVIAAMKQIGFDEVWAVAFGAELVSREYRALFRETARTGKSVIASPCPAVVAYVEKYMPDIRDSLAPIVSPMIATARAIRRRHAGEDVSVVFIGPCIAKKNEILDPLIADTVNFVLTFKEISSMFEAAKVDFDSLEDAEIDGPRCGVGWSFPLSSGLLKTAGVKHDLLDTSILTTEGKDRALDVLDELAQGASQAKFLDVLFCEGCISGPKMLNDLGVHARKEILANYVKEQAWRVGPEEMDQWQNEFQDLDLKRGFSPQNAVLPDPTEEQITRTLQEMRKFSVEDQLNCGACGYPTCREKAIAVCQGLAEKSMCLPYLLEELENTCRQLQESHQELADAHQRLVQTERLASMGELSAGVAHEINNPLGTVLLYSHMLLRRIRDEESKKDLEMIASEATRCKNIVRGLLDFTRQSHVTKVPTDMSGLIDDIFAIMKPRAEAAGVALSCGVVPGMPVIAADPDQIKQVIVNLVRNGIEAIGHDHGEVRITARPLGNGESVEIKVSDNGSGIPKENISRLFTPFFTTKEMGKGTGLGLAIAYGIVKMHYGDINVSSEEGKGTTFTLSLPVGHCDDGAEAP